The genomic window ATCCTTATATATTGGATTTTGAGAAACTTGATCACGGAATACTTCAATGAAACGTTCAGTTCTTGAGCGCTGTAACTTGACATTATCTGCAATCTGTATAGGATGGCCAATATGTTCTTCAAGTGTCTTAAAGTCTTCAGACCTTATTCTATGTAAAGAATAATCAAAAGTatgtaaatgaaatttaaagaaaaatattcaaactaaTTAAACATGAATTACCTAacaaaaaaccatttaattcGTGATCGAATTGGTATCACTTGAATGTTGATGAACTGTATACTATCCGGAGTGCCATCAGGTGTAGAATTATGGATATCTGAACTAAATACTAAGAAAGAACTTTCTGATTTTTTGGAAACATAAAccatataaagttttattgatattatccAGTTCTGAGTAACAACTGTTCTATTTATTGTACCATAGGATAGCGTCAATTTTTGAAGactaacaaaaacataaatcacaaaaggtatattattaaaaaaaatatgtttaataggtaggtacttaaaagaGATTTAAGATGTATAACATATGTACATATGTATACGTAAATTCatatagtatagaatatagttTGGCGTACCATTGATATTCAGTTGAAATGGTTTTTGCTACAATTGTCCAGTCAACAGGATTGTAGcgacttaaaataattgataaaggATGATTGGCCCAATTATTCGATTTCCATTTAGATACTACCGAGAGGCTACCAATGACAGGCAGCAATGCCAAAAAAATCAACTCGTAAAAGTATACACTCACAAACGCCTTTTCATTGTTATTGACTAAAAGTGTGCCtagtaaataaactaaaaaaaaataggtacacaatttgattaaagtttataaatgtaattatgattatgttttttataatgtatcagatccaatataatttaagtggtATACACCAACCTAATGGTAAGCATGAGTGTACAATGATGCTATATGATGTTCTTTTGATGTGATGCAATATGACATTGTGGTATTCTTTGTCAATCACAATTTCCAACAGGTTCTCGACGGTAATACCATTGGACACAAACTCAGTAGTTCTGAGCACAAAACAAGCAGACACGATCATGTAAAATAGAGTATAAACCAACAACGACGTGTCATCAAACATTTTGGCAAGAAATAACAGGAACAATTTACATTAACAGACTTATCTAATGGCTAACGTATAACACTACATGGTAATTAGATCATCGGAAGACAGACTAGAATAACATTAATTCAGATGTGGcctttttaacaataaagctATAAGTATAAGTTATGATTCACATTAGAGGTTTAgaatacaaattgtaaacaTTAAGACTAAACAGTATTAGTACTAGTAAAATCCCCAGGCGGCAGACACCATatccaccaaaaaaaaaaaatgattatagatACCCACGTCAACTCAAATAAACACACGGTTTTCCTTCAGATGTGATTGTAGGGTCCCGCTCTGATGGCACTATCTGGCGGCCAAGTACCCTAACAAgtcacataaatttattattttaataatagattatcgAGTTCActtataactgttattataagtatagtacAAACtacaagttatattatttactatttataacgACCCACTATTTATGAATAGTTTCTTTTCGTTTCGTTTTATCTGTCAAATTGCTTTCCGGTATTCGGTAAGTAGTTCCGCATTGAACGATTTGGAGTTTAgacataaaaattcaaaatagtatTTCTAACAATCATctggtacataatatgttattttttgtctttAGTATTCATaacttgtttattattaaataataattaatatatgtaataatatcaaatgtatgtatgtaaataatttattataaaaattcgtaaaatcgtattatacggtttttgaaattttgaatacataaatCCAGAGATCCCTTGGAGAAAAATCTATtcctgaatatttaaatttataatactatcaatTTTCCCAAAAAGTTCaatttcaattcaaataagtattttttttttttttatttacaattattaatataagtattgttttttgtaaaagcTTGTTctatcagtattatattatatatttttttttattatatataatattatattatcttgtatttttaattattattttataataatatatttcttatgtttttaagattaaccacaatataatattatagactgaATGGGGATCTAACTATCGTGGGAGAATTCAGAttaccatttgaaaaaaagtagCAGCAGCTACTGATTGATTGAGGTTTTAAATGTCAAACGGAAAATTGTTATTCCTTGGTCTGGCTGCACTGTAACTGTACTAGTGCTGCTGCTGTCGATCAGCGCGTGCTGTAGTGCTGTCGCTCATTACCTCGTCCTGTAGATCTGAACGTCCTAAGCTGAAACGTAAATACGCCAAAAGTTGCGATTTCTAACTACGgtcatttttgtgtttattccGAACGAATTTAAGTGATATCGTCGCATTCGCGTTCGTCATGTTTTAAACGTGAAAATTGTGTGTTCGTCTGACGTCCGATCTCCGCCGTCGCGGgtatttatttcgttttacgCAGTATTTTGCTAAGGAGTCATCGTACCGAGATGGAGGCGGTCAAAGCGTTTACGTTTGAGGTAAGAGATGAATGCGCACCGCACGCTTAAACATCCTGTTTTAACATTCAAAGGTCCTGgtaaaacgcttataaaacaCCTAATTTCGGTACTTACCTGTTAAACGAGACTACGGCTATTATCTTGATTACCGCCTAAGTCTACCTCCATTATTGCGACTACCGCGgtttttttgtgaaatttcACAATCCTGTTATCTGAGACTACCAAAATGTGCATACTTTcctattattacagtatacctactgttatttttatttatattaagaggATGCGACgttttcttaattaatttttttttttaatctgtaaGACAGTGTTGTAGGGATGTCACAttcgaattatatatttatacctaaaaagATAAAGAAACGATTTAAGTACCCAGTCCTAATcatttcttatatattttacaaggcGCACATCACAGGTGCTACAGTCACACTTGGCGTTAAGATGGTAATtccacaataaaaataatgaataatgatggccacatattttaataatatataaaaaaaaaaatgaaataatattagtcgTTGTTGCCAAACatgaacaataattgtaaaattatattctatattgaaATACCAATACATCTTTCAGCTAATTGTGGTAGTCGTGATAATGGAAGTAGTCTTGGGAGGTAGCCGCAAAAATAGCCGTAGTCTCGTATAGCAGGAAAGTACCATTTTGGTAGTCTTAGATAACAGGATTGTTATGTTGTCAAAAAAACAAGGTAGTCTTGTATAACAAGAATGTATCCTAATTTCTATCTTTTTTAAATGGACACTTGATTCTTGTCTGAGCTTTGAAACTAGACAGATGACgacaattgtacatttttgaaatattatccatATGATTACCACCATCATAACTATTACGATACATATAATCTTATTGATGTCTGACGACTGACAGAGGGTGGAATTAGAGGAGAATTACAATTTGAGTGTTATCACTGTTAATTAATGGatatatatgtgtttttaGCTTTATTCCATCATGGATATGAAGCCGCCAATATCAAAAGCAAAAATGACTGCAATTACTCGAAATGCAATTAaagctattaaattatataaacatgttGTTCAATGTGTagaaaaatttatacaaaaggtaaaatggaattatttactcaataaagaaactattaaagtatcatctatcatatttttatagtgcaAACCTGAGTATAAGATTCCAGGTTTATATGTAATTGATTCAATTGTAAGGCAATCACGTCATCAATTTGGAAATGACAAAGATGTATTTGCCCCTAGATTTGCACGTAATCTCAAATTGACTTTTACTCACTTATTTGCTTGTCCAGAAGAAGATaaagtatgataataaaatattttagttaaatttacaatttagatacaatataattaaactagcCTACTGTGTTTGTTTATAGAGTAAAGTTATtcgagtattaaatttatggcaAAAGAATGCTGTTTTTACCACAGATATTATTCAACCTATTTTTGATTTGGCTGCCAATCCTGATTTTGGAGAACATTCTCAAATGAATCCTTTAACATCTATGGACAATAGCCCAAAactaagtaattatattaacaaatatttttaacaatattatttattctgatATGGTTATTCTAGTGTTAATTATGcaaaatttcatatatattttttaaattataaattgaacaaaACTTTAGAATTGTCTATTTATTCagataataatgcaatatttcTACTTTGTATTAGAACTATTCATTTGTATTAGcaaagcattttatttttctacaggTGTCAAGACagatctttttaaaattcaagatAATACTCAAGTTAAAGATGATACTTCTAAAAATTTTGACAATTTACAAGTAAATAGtttagtttgataaaaaaaataataattagttttgagtgcattaatatttatttatttttaaaattccaatCTCAGAGCACAGAcatagaaaataaacaaatagatCCAGCTATACTTGAGCACATACAGGCTATTCAATCATTGTTGAAAAAACAACCAAGTCATTTGCAACAGTTATCTACATCTCCTCAAGTTAAAAAATCTGATACAGTAAGAAATAAGTGCAAATAACAATTGTGAgtgtataagaaataaaatttgattccatataaatattttaggtgaaattgtttgataaaaaaattcttgatTATGATTATGGTGATGACGAAGATGAAATGCTTAATCAATCTCCAGTATTCCAACAACAGCAACATCAAAGTGCTACCATTGACGGAATTGACAGGTgtgttcttaaaataatttttattattaactgaatGCAGAAAATAATGCTATCAAACTTTAAAGAATATCAATTGTGACTACTAAATCTTTAaagttttactttaaaatctaTTCAAAGCTTATTAGTTGTTAGATccttaggtattataaaaaaaaaaaagaaaatcaatttaagtgttttgatatatactttcaaatatgtattgattataattttattgtaaaaacgaataactcatttaattagtttttacataTCAATACTAAATCAACAACAacatttatacacaattttcaaaaatatcattattttatagaaaaaataaatataggtactaagttATTTCAGAAATTGAAATCTACTCTTACAAGAAAAGTAGTATGAACTTCAAAggtttgtattgttattttttatttttttagaacaacaatgctttatttattttaaagatacatatattatgtgtttaagaTATatggaatattaattaaaatattaccactATAAGTGGTTAATGGTTGCTGTAAAAtaggttttattaattaaatactaaattatatatgttggATTTGctgcttttaatttattacaaataatgtgtatattaagtattaaccattaataaaacattgaggaatctaatttaatgtaaacagTAAGCATCAGTTTTAATTTCTAGAAgggatattgttttttatagctCAACAATAATCCTTcaagttttaagttaatattaaatatcaatagacAACTGTGTTCACTTATAATGAAGAATTTAATCTAGaagctattttttaaatattaaaaatatcataatgttaTCAATATATAGAACACTTCAATAGGaactgaatatttatattatttattaattgttatgtgCATACTTCGTGTTTGGATTGCatgaatttttgaaattaattggtAGAAAACTATCATAAATGGtatgtttatacattaaaaaaactttaaaatattggtgtattaatttaaagattattattaattagtcaattattgtataattcttCAAAACTTATTtcagtaaaacatttttttttatcctgttaatgtataaatgttataagtgTTTTaccaaatgtatttatatattggtatAGATATTTTCAGGAAATACATAgttgaaaaaagaaattactatttgtaaataatttttaagtcttaCTCCTTGctgaacatttttactttttaaaatgatcaaatGATATGAAAATtccaaatttgatttaaagttaaatatttatcagagTATGCAGTTTAGGAAGttgatagtaatttttattcattgacATTTTCGATTTTGAACAAGATTCAgctttttatagatattttctattattttgtattttttaaattcagccTATTGAATAACCCAGAAGTTCTGCGCACATTGCGCAATGTCGAAGGGTTAATGTCTACACAGTCTAAACAGCTAGCAGAGTTGGACAAGTTAAAAGAAATGAGAAAAGAAGCGGAGTTCGACAAGCATCTTGCTCAGACTGTTCAGGTAAGATTAACTAAAATAGTACATGTGTAGCTTTAGCATAGTATTGTTAAgctattcattaaaaatttcaaagaaTTAAATCATCAGTCCAAACACGAGTCCCTGTGCCTACTTTTGTTTAGTTGTTCctccaaataaaaatttcagcGGTTACGAGCCATCGAAAGGTAGGTTTATATAATGAACGAGTGATCCAGTTTCCGAGCAATGAATTCCAGCTCGGTAAGTACTTAGATTTAAGTTAAGCtcatattagtaaataattttactaactatttatttatttcataatttttaataatttttaatagtgtaGTTaccttacattttattttagaatttaccATTTGCTTCTGAGTGTGAATTAAAACCAGCTCCTGTAGTCTCTCAAGCGGTTGGAATGATGTCAAACCCATatgtaaatcaattatttagtaCACAAATGTACCAACAACAACAACCTTTGATGTCATTAGAATCTCACCATAAACCTTTAACTCAGataatgtgaatatttttattcaaattgggTAGTACttataaactttttgaaataaataatttatttatattttgaaaagtagtTATGATGATCCGAACCAGTCAAAACAACCTGAAGTGATAGATCTAGATCATATTGCATCACCTCCCCAAAATAAGCGAGATAGTAGACGAGATGGTTATTCATTAGGTCCATCACGTAAACGATCGCCTAGAAAGAGTAGTCGTGAACGTCAACGAGAACGAGAAAAGGAACGTGAAAAAGATAGAGaaaggagaaaaaaatatttgcctccatttaaaaaaaatcatttagcAGGTAAgttaaacaatgttttaaagtttttttttttattattgttattttatttgtacaatatttttagttgtaaGCACTACTCTTTGGGTGGGTCATTTATCAAAACTCATACACCAAGACGATTTATATGGATTATTTCAACCAATTGGTGATAtagtttcattaaatttaatatcacctAGAGGATGTGCTTTTTTGTGTATGAACCGAAGGCAAGATGCTGCTCGTATAATGAGTAAATATCAAGGAGAAAGATTACAAGGAAAACCTATGAcggtataacaatataatttctttttatatattatattaatatttttaagtatagaatatagatttttagaGTAATATtggttgtaaatttaaattttaaataattttatttttcaaaaggatgtttaatttatgtatattttttatgctatCATATAAGTTTCCAATAAGAAATGTTGTATcagtaaataatagttatcaaatttaaaagtaattttatttagataatgaaaaaataaaatgtatgatttcaattttagtagattataaataacttttttttcaacacataaattgatatttcttCCATCTTTGATTaatgatgaaattaataattagaagaTCTATACCTATAACTCTTTGTCATGCGTCTGTGACCAATAAATAATCCAATGATTACTTACTGcaggtattattaatacaataccaaaagtttctaatatttatctagtttcataaaaatagttattttattgataaaaatttcatttttgagtTCTCATTATTgtcagtatattttataactattagtataatttaaatgtatgatgGTGTATTAAGAAAAGCTTTTACTCCTTGcttatattaaagttattctAATCCAACCgtgatatgataattattgttttaatctgATTAAGATTGCTTGGGCTCCGGGTCAAGCAATGAAAGATAAAGAATGGAAAGATTATTGGGAAATTGATGATGGAGTTTCATACATACCTTGGGAGAAATTAAACAAGGATATAGACTATGATGAACTGGAAGTTGGAGGAATGTTGGATGAAGATACAATGCCTGAATggcttaaaagtaaattattttaaagatatttaataaaaactgatattttatgtttattcacTTTACTTTAATTGGCTGGacagttgttttaaatttaatatttaaaatagtgtgtacaataatagtattaattacacTAGATTAAGACttctaatattgttattttttctaaactaaatttttagcTCACTTAAAGAACTTACgaacatctaaaaaaaatgagaaaaaagaagaagaaaaattatCTGAGGGAATTCAGCAGCCACTAAATACATCCAATTATTTTGATCCACAAGGTGTTCAATCTCCCAGCATTCAAAACATGCAAATGTCCCCCGCTCAAAATAATCAGCCCAATcagataaatttcaatatgcCACAGACAATGAGCATGCCTAATCCGTTTGGAATAAATCCTAgtaagtacaatttataaacttcaattttttattttaaacctttGATTATTGGATTAAATTATGACTATACCTGACTGAACTGCTTTATACCCACTTCATTGAAAATacagtaaatagtaaaaaaaaattcaattttttttttgtttggaaaatttattttataaattagaagtAATCACATTTAGTGCATAATTGACTGCAAGATATCAAAATGGTGTTTAATGGTGACAGTGCTATTTTATACAAGCAACACCAGTATTTAATGGGttgaataattacttttatatttactttttaggaTTAATTAATCCAATGATGAATCCCATGATGCCTGGCACTATGGCTCCAATGGGGATGGGTCACCCTTCtatgatgatgatgaataGAATGCCATCGCCATTTGGACCTCCACGTAAGTTACTTTAATATAAGTCTATTAAAACAGAACAGTTAAATAACTTCATCGTTTTAGCAAATATGCCCATAATGGGAAATCCTCAACAAATGGCAATGTCTAATGATGCACAAAAACCACTTGGTGTACCTCCAGATATGATGATGTCTTTTCCTTTTGGCATGAATCTACCATcccaaagtaaataaattaatgcatatattataatattataaattaattatatattaatttataaactaatgacAAACCTTTAGATATctgtaatgatttaaattttttaatgtatatttatttatttcagctGCTGCTATTTCTTCTGGTCAGACAATGATGGGTATAAATCCACCTACTGTCACATCTGGAACTAGTACTGCTCCTACGCTTTCTCAAAACACAAGTCATAAAGATAGTCTTAACACATCAAATCCTCCTCCAAATCAGTTAGATCCTTCAACCCTTATGCAATTCAATTTACCTCCTCCCCCAACACTTCCAAATTTATCTGATTTTGCACGAATTACAAGTAACAGTAATATaggcaataataaatatgatccTAATACATTAGGTAACTCTGAGCCTGAAGATTCTAAAGACTCTGATAGAAATATTGAACGAGATGATAGAATTCATGGACTAGATCATAGAAATCGTAGTTACGATAATAGGGAAAGAATTGATAGATTTACAGATAGAGATATAAAAAACGATCGTGGACGAAGAGACGATTTATCTCAAAGACAAGATCCGAGAAATCGTATAAAAGGGCCTGAACAAAGAGAAAGAAAATCATCACGCTGGGGTGATAAAGTTAACGAAGAAGTAGACAatccaaataatattgatcGATTGTCAGTAAAAGAAGGATTGGGAATAACCCAAATTCCAAATATACCACAACTAGATAATGTAAAAGATATATTGATTCCAAATAATTCTTTGCATCAAATCCTTGATCATGTAATGCAAGATAACATGGGTAATCCTCCATTTCAACCTGGCATGTTTGGGCCTAACAATGGACCACTTCCAAATCAAATGTTCAATATGCCCCCTCAAAATTTCCCACaaggtaaataatacaaagagttttataaatattttaatgtatattttatttgtttaaattaattttagatggtCCTAGACCACCTCTTATGGACAATGGTAATATGAGGGGACGAGGAGGATGGAATCGTGGAGGCCGTGGAGGATTTAGAGGACGTGGAGGATACAACCCACCAAACTGGGATAATAACAATGGTCCACCTAATTGGGATACAAACAGTGGACCTAATTGGGATAATAATGGACCACCTCCTGTTTGGCAGaatcaaaatatgaatagAGGAGGTATGATGGGAAGAGGTAATTTAAGACCACCATTAATGCAGAATGTAATGGGCCGTGGCCGAGGTACTAAATactgaaattaatattgtattgtatatttattatgtttaatttatgttttagataATTGGGTAGACAATAATTTACCTGCTAATAGAGGCAGTCGTGATTCAGATAATTGGGTCGGTCGTGGAAGTGGACGTGATTCAGATAAATGGGGAAGTCGGGGAGGTGGTCGTGATTCTGATGGATGGGGTGGTCGTGGTAGACTTTCTCCTTGGAGAGGAAATGGTAATCGGCGACGAAATGAAGATTGGGAAGGACCTAATCAACAAAAACGTTGGAGACGTGATGATAATCCTGAATGGGATGAACAACAGAAACCATGGAAACGTGGAACGATGAATGAAGAAGAAGAAagacaaaacaataaacaaggATCACAGTGGGCTGCtagtaagttaaaaaatcGTGATAACAATGATGAACGATCTAAAAAACCAAGCAAATGGGGTGATAAAGAGTCTGACGATAATACTAAAGAAGATCAATGGAACAAAAAATCTACAGAACATACTTCATCTATTGATGAAACTAATGTAGAAGAAAGTCCACATCAAACAAGTGCTCCAATGGATTTAGACAACTATGAAGGTGAAGGTGTTGATAATATTGagcaattacaaaaaaatcaagaacAAGAACAAGAAACTGTAATTTCAAACATGACATTTAAACAGCatgatgaaattgaaaataaggaAGATCAAAAGGAGACTCAGGAACATCATGAATTGAGTGTTTATGCCGATTCAAATAATGaagacaaaaatattgaacaaaacAATGAAGagcaacttaataaaaatcaaccaTTTGGAGATTATCAAAACGATTTTACCAATAACTCACAAGAATTATTCCATGACAATATTAAAGAAACACAGCAgaattcacaaaaaatatctGTAATTAACTTTGAACAGCAACATTTAGAAACAAAACTGCAAGATGATTATCAATCACACGAAGAATATCAAAATGATTCTAACGACAATTTTAATTCTCAACAAGAAAATGAAATAAGACAAACTAATGAAGAATTTGaacaaaatgtacaatttaaatccGATTATAGTAGTATGAAAGATGAAAATGACCAACCTAATAATCACCAATCTTTTAATGAAGAATctttcaacaatttaaataatgaagagTGTTCAGTCAATGCTATTGTGTCTCAAGTAGATAAGACTAATAAAGACATGAATATAGAAGAAAAATCTTGTGCACCTCGTGATGACTTTTATTTTGGGGGAGATAGTGAATCATCAATGAATATAGAACAACAGAATAATGAGATTCTTCCAATTGAAGAAAcagtaaatatttcaacagATAATGAAATGAATGATATTAATGCAACAGAATTAAATCAAAGTTAAagtactttttacttttttaacaatttattatatatatatatattccaaaatgtataaatttactattgtaTATTCCATTTCAATTGTGAGTGGTCTATgttgaatgataatataattaattgttatcatttttcattGACTATTTTTGACCTAATGATTTACtttcttattttatgaaacattttttatttatcattgtataatgaTAAACTGGTATTGTAAAAAGTGTTAAGTACGAAGTTGGAAAATGACaacacaaattattgtttaaaatgagtaattttatggtacttaaaattaatgaattttttttatttaaaatattgcagttagtatatctataaatttattttatttacttcaatTTTAGGTTTAACAAACTGTTTAGTACAAgtcatttattacattaaaaaaatataaatattcgttattaaaaaaaaaaaaaatcttgtttttttatttcgttgaATTATctacatcaattttatttatgattgtaCATATTAGGTTTAGGTAattccaaatattattttattgttaaagtgtttaaaatgaaattttctttGTATTTAGTACTGcaagcaatatatattatatatattgaatgaatacttattgtatgtattatttgtcaTAGCAATAgtgcaataaaatttaaatattgacatttataaataacattcattaatatatgtttttttctagaaaaaataactatctgtaaaaaaaattcatagataattatacatgttataaataactcatatTAAAGATTTACCTAAAACTAGAGCTTTCTGTTATTTGTActacacacacgcacatatgtaatatatatccattattattacatttatagttttatttaatatttttgtaacagtataaatttaaatgttatttaggtacttatatgaAAAGGGTATTCATTGTTTTACCTAGGTACCATTGAATATACTAttgattcatattatgttgtgaTTA from Aphis gossypii isolate Hap1 chromosome 1, ASM2018417v2, whole genome shotgun sequence includes these protein-coding regions:
- the LOC114123555 gene encoding SR-related and CTD-associated factor 8 isoform X1, producing MEAVKAFTFELYSIMDMKPPISKAKMTAITRNAIKAIKLYKHVVQCVEKFIQKCKPEYKIPGLYVIDSIVRQSRHQFGNDKDVFAPRFARNLKLTFTHLFACPEEDKSKVIRVLNLWQKNAVFTTDIIQPIFDLAANPDFGEHSQMNPLTSMDNSPKLSVKTDLFKIQDNTQVKDDTSKNFDNLQSTDIENKQIDPAILEHIQAIQSLLKKQPSHLQQLSTSPQVKKSDTVKLFDKKILDYDYGDDEDEMLNQSPVFQQQQHQSATIDGIDSLLNNPEVLRTLRNVEGLMSTQSKQLAELDKLKEMRKEAEFDKHLAQTVQNLPFASECELKPAPVVSQAVGMMSNPYVNQLFSTQMYQQQQPLMSLESHHKPLTQIISYDDPNQSKQPEVIDLDHIASPPQNKRDSRRDGYSLGPSRKRSPRKSSRERQREREKEREKDRERRKKYLPPFKKNHLAVVSTTLWVGHLSKLIHQDDLYGLFQPIGDIVSLNLISPRGCAFLCMNRRQDAARIMSKYQGERLQGKPMTIAWAPGQAMKDKEWKDYWEIDDGVSYIPWEKLNKDIDYDELEVGGMLDEDTMPEWLKTHLKNLRTSKKNEKKEEEKLSEGIQQPLNTSNYFDPQGVQSPSIQNMQMSPAQNNQPNQINFNMPQTMSMPNPFGINPRLINPMMNPMMPGTMAPMGMGHPSMMMMNRMPSPFGPPPNMPIMGNPQQMAMSNDAQKPLGVPPDMMMSFPFGMNLPSQTAAISSGQTMMGINPPTVTSGTSTAPTLSQNTSHKDSLNTSNPPPNQLDPSTLMQFNLPPPPTLPNLSDFARITSNSNIGNNKYDPNTLGNSEPEDSKDSDRNIERDDRIHGLDHRNRSYDNRERIDRFTDRDIKNDRGRRDDLSQRQDPRNRIKGPEQRERKSSRWGDKVNEEVDNPNNIDRLSVKEGLGITQIPNIPQLDNVKDILIPNNSLHQILDHVMQDNMGNPPFQPGMFGPNNGPLPNQMFNMPPQNFPQDGPRPPLMDNGNMRGRGGWNRGGRGGFRGRGGYNPPNWDNNNGPPNWDTNSGPNWDNNGPPPVWQNQNMNRGGMMGRGNLRPPLMQNVMGRGRDNWVDNNLPANRGSRDSDNWVGRGSGRDSDKWGSRGGGRDSDGWGGRGRLSPWRGNGNRRRNEDWEGPNQQKRWRRDDNPEWDEQQKPWKRGTMNEEEERQNNKQGSQWAASKLKNRDNNDERSKKPSKWGDKESDDNTKEDQWNKKSTEHTSSIDETNVEESPHQTSAPMDLDNYEGEGVDNIEQLQKNQEQEQETVISNMTFKQHDEIENKEDQKETQEHHELSVYADSNNEDKNIEQNNEEQLNKNQPFGDYQNDFTNNSQELFHDNIKETQQNSQKISVINFEQQHLETKLQDDYQSHEEYQNDSNDNFNSQQENEIRQTNEEFEQNVQFKSDYSSMKDENDQPNNHQSFNEESFNNLNNEECSVNAIVSQVDKTNKDMNIEEKSCAPRDDFYFGGDSESSMNIEQQNNEILPIEETVNISTDNEMNDINATELNQS